In a genomic window of bacterium:
- a CDS encoding NADH-quinone oxidoreductase subunit M: protein MSAFFAEQSLGYPILSILIFLPIAGALVSLFLQGDKVLKSWAFAVMVAEALVSIPLFNNFDPSTVKFQFTELTPWVQTFHMNYALGVDGISILLVMLTTFVMPLCILCSWKYIEKRVKEFVFALFILEAAMIGVFCALDLVLFYVFWEAMLIPMYLLIAIWGGDNKAYASLKFFLYTLAGSVLLLVAIIALYLKAGTFFIPEMMGRGYPFAFQFWVFLAFALAFAIKVPMFPFHTWLPAAHVEAPTAGSVILAAVLLKMGTYGFLRFCLPITPSAALYLAPVFLWGSIASILYGGFIALGQKDIKKLIAYSSVGHMGFVTLGIFLMNVEGIEGALLQMINHGITTGALFICIGIIYERSHSRQIKDNSAIGSFMPVYVAFLGLFSLSSLGFPGTNSFVGELLVLIGAFKQNKLVASFAIPGALLAATYMLRLLQKIIWDKDDGHGHHDHGEGGHAHHFFDVNLREFATLTFLAFFVVLIGLAPKPFISKIEKSVANLVNQTHADIASGSLPEPGWNGFKAGMGFGGGHGAAPSHGGEPVHGEEAKTGEHSTETVNENAHGEAPAHGGEPAPQESAPSAGGH from the coding sequence ATGAGTGCGTTCTTCGCTGAACAAAGCCTTGGATATCCGATTCTGAGCATCCTCATATTCCTCCCCATTGCGGGAGCTTTGGTTTCCCTGTTCCTTCAGGGAGACAAGGTGCTCAAATCGTGGGCCTTCGCGGTCATGGTCGCCGAGGCGCTGGTTTCAATCCCCCTCTTCAACAACTTCGACCCCTCGACGGTCAAGTTCCAGTTTACGGAACTCACCCCCTGGGTTCAGACCTTTCACATGAACTACGCCCTCGGCGTGGACGGCATCAGCATACTTCTTGTCATGCTGACCACCTTCGTAATGCCGCTGTGCATCCTGTGCTCCTGGAAATACATAGAAAAGCGCGTCAAGGAGTTCGTCTTCGCCCTCTTCATCCTCGAAGCCGCGATGATCGGCGTCTTCTGCGCTCTGGATCTCGTCCTCTTCTACGTCTTCTGGGAAGCGATGCTCATCCCGATGTACCTCCTCATCGCGATATGGGGCGGCGACAACAAGGCTTACGCTTCGCTCAAGTTCTTTCTCTACACCCTCGCGGGTTCGGTGCTCCTCCTGGTGGCGATAATCGCCCTCTACCTCAAGGCGGGAACTTTCTTCATCCCCGAGATGATGGGCAGGGGCTATCCCTTCGCCTTCCAGTTCTGGGTCTTCCTGGCCTTCGCGCTCGCCTTCGCCATCAAGGTGCCGATGTTCCCCTTCCACACCTGGCTTCCGGCGGCCCACGTCGAAGCGCCCACGGCGGGCTCCGTCATACTGGCGGCCGTCCTCCTCAAGATGGGCACTTACGGCTTTCTGCGCTTCTGCCTGCCGATTACCCCCTCGGCGGCGCTCTATCTGGCTCCGGTCTTTCTCTGGGGCTCGATAGCTTCGATACTCTACGGCGGCTTCATCGCTCTCGGGCAAAAAGACATCAAAAAGCTTATCGCCTACTCCTCCGTGGGCCACATGGGTTTCGTCACCCTCGGCATCTTCCTCATGAACGTAGAGGGGATAGAGGGCGCGCTGCTCCAGATGATAAACCACGGCATAACCACCGGCGCGCTCTTCATATGCATCGGCATAATCTACGAAAGAAGCCATTCGAGGCAGATCAAGGACAACTCGGCGATAGGCTCTTTCATGCCGGTCTACGTCGCCTTCCTCGGCCTTTTCTCCCTCTCCTCCCTCGGCTTTCCCGGTACGAACTCCTTCGTCGGCGAGCTTCTGGTGCTCATCGGGGCTTTCAAGCAGAACAAGCTTGTCGCCTCTTTCGCCATCCCCGGCGCGCTCCTCGCGGCCACTTACATGCTCCGCCTCCTCCAGAAGATCATCTGGGACAAGGACGACGGACACGGCCACCACGACCACGGCGAGGGCGGCCACGCGCACCACTTCTTCGACGTGAACCTGCGCGAGTTCGCGACCCTCACCTTTCTGGCCTTCTTCGTCGTGCTGATCGGCCTCGCTCCGAAGCCCTTCATCTCGAAGATTGAAAAATCCGTCGCCAACCTCGTGAACCAGACCCACGCCGACATCGCCAGCGGTTCTCTCCCCGAACCGGGCTGGAACGGCTTCAAGGCCGGCATGGGCTTCGGCGGCGGACACGGCGCAGCGCCTTCCCACGGCGGCGAGCCGG